In Mustela nigripes isolate SB6536 chromosome 10, MUSNIG.SB6536, whole genome shotgun sequence, one DNA window encodes the following:
- the CD5L gene encoding CD5 antigen-like: protein MALLFSLILAICTGPGLLDAQPSSHRFGGPLSRVRLVGGDHRCEGRVEVQRANEWGTVCDDGWDKSDAAVVCRELGCGAVKKAISGTAFGPLTQEDQKIFVQEFRCNGLEESLSQCEREDFFDCSHKEDAGAVCGFPENVRLVDGPQRCQGRVEVKHQGQWGTVCKASWSFAATKVVCRQLGCGRALLTRKCCNKATQGQGPIWLRKASCSGKESSLEECPAGAWERSNCTHDDDMWVECEDPFELRLVGGDSRCAGRLQVLHKSQWGTVCDDGWGEAADRVVCRQLGCGPSLSPPAKSRRRFGPGTGRIWLDDVACSGKERSLEECPHRFWGRHNCNHAEDVAVVCAEQ from the exons ATGGCCCTGCTTTTCTCCTTGATCCTCG CCATTTGCACCGGACCTGGTCTCTTAG ATGCCCAGCCAAGCTCTCATCGCTTTGGAGGGCCTTTGTCCAGAGTGCGGCTTGTGGGAGGTGACCACCGCTGTGAAGGGCGGGTGGAGGTGCAGCGGGCCAACGAGTGGGGCACGGTGTGTGATGACGGCTGGGACAAGAGCGACGCGGCTGTGGTGTGCCGGGAGCTGGGTTGTGGAGCGGTCAAGAAGGCAATCAGTGGTACTGCATTTGGGCCACTGACACAAGAAGATCAAAAAATCTTCGTCCAAGAATTCCGATGCAATGGCCTGGAAGAGAGCCTGTCTCAGTGTGAAAGGGAAGATTTTTTCGACTGCAGCCACAAGGAGGACGCGGGAGCTGTATGTGGGT TCCCAGAGAACGTGCGGCTGGTCGATGGCCCCCAGCGCTGCCAGGGCCGGGTAGAGGTGAAGCACCAAGGGCAGTGGGGCACCGTGTGCAAAGCAAGCTGGAGCTTTGCCGCCACCAAGGTCGTGTGCCGGCAACTGGGATGTGGACGGGCCCTGCTGACCCGGAAATGCTGCAACAAAGCCACTCAGGGCCAAGGGCCCATCTGGCTGAGAAAGGCATCATGCTCAGGAAAAGAAAGCAGCCTCGAGGAGTGCCCTGCCGGGGCCTGGGAGAGGAGCAACTGCACCCACGATGACGACATGTGGGTGGAATGTGAAG ATCCCTTTGAGCTGCGGCTGGTGGGAGGAGACAGCCGCTGTGCCGGGCGGCTGCAGGTGCTGCACAAGAGCCAGTGGGGCACCGTCTGTGACGACGGCTGGGGAGAAGCAGCGGACCGGGTGGTATGCAGGCAGCTGGGCTGTGGGCcgtccctctctccacctgctaaATCCCGGAGAAGATTTGGCCCAGGGACCGGCCGTATCTGGCTGGACGACGTGGCTTGCTCAGGGAAGGAGAGGTCCCTGGAGGAGTGTCCACACAGGTTTTGGGGCCGACACAATTGCAATCA